Proteins encoded within one genomic window of Diorhabda sublineata isolate icDioSubl1.1 chromosome 1, icDioSubl1.1, whole genome shotgun sequence:
- the LOC130452392 gene encoding uracil-DNA glycosylase-like, with amino-acid sequence MFSKHDILDHFIVRYPNVLRDNNISDDWKDLLHEVFVENETVLQDLNKFLETIPEDSLLPIRSNIWSFTRYCKPEEVKVVIVGQDPYATRGWAHGLAFSVEKHIKKIPPSLRNILKEVKIDIGNSKYAKSLKSFPSNYGYLEHWAKQGVLLLNSVLTVTVDNSKSHSNKGWETVISKLIVKLQIVINTQEKFLIFMLWGNDAKKMEEFVNKKQGNKVLLAGHPSPLNRLQSFLGCRHFSKTNDILTSVGMNPIDWSLT; translated from the coding sequence ATGTTCTCTAAACACGACATATTAGATCATTTTATAGTTAGATACCCAAACGTATTGCGAGACAACAATATATCAGATGATTGGAAAGATCTACTGCATGAAGTTTTTGTAGAAAACGAAACCGTTTTAcaagatttaaataaatttttagagacTATTCCAGAAGATTCTTTACTTCCAATTCGTTCTAATATATGGTCGTTTACTCGGTATTGTAAACCGGAAGAAGTGAAAGTTGTAATAGTTGGTCAAGATCCGTATGCTACTAGAGGATGGGCTCACGGTTTAGCATTTAGTgttgaaaaacatataaaaaaaataccaccatcactaagaaatattttgaaagaagtAAAGATTGATATTGGAAATTCAAAATATGCAAAATCTTTGAAATCGTTTCCTTCTAATTATGGATATTTGGAACATTGGGCTAAACAAGGAGTTCTACTATTGAACAGCGTTCTCACTGTAACAGTCGATAACAGTAAATCGCACTCAAACAAAGGTTGGGAGACTGTGATTTCTAAACTTATCGTCAAAttacaaattgtaataaatacCCAAGAGaagtttttaatattcatgCTGTGGGGCAACGACgctaaaaaaatggaagaattcGTGAACAAGAAACAAGGGAATAAAGTCTTACTTGCCGGACATCCTTCTCCATTAAATCGACTCCAAAGTTTTCTAGGATGCCGACATTTTTCGAAAACCAATGATATACTCACATCAGTTGGCATGAATCCAATAGATTGGTCATTAACGTAA